In Pseudomonas campi, the sequence CCACGCCCGACTGCTTTCGGCCGTTTTCGGCCTGCTTTCAGTGGTTCGCCTGGAATATGGCGTCAGACGAACGGCGATTCAATATGAGACCTGGTCGAAAATTAACCAATCGCTACCTGTCTATCCTGCGCCGGGTGCGAAGTAGAGAGGTGCACGCCATGATTGATCTTAGCCATTGGGATCTGTCGATCCCGGAAGGAAACCCCGTTATCGTCATTGAAAGCCCGCAGCTGGTGGCAGGTTACAACGACAAGTATTTCAAGCCTGCGGGCGGCGCTATCCAGTTCTGGGCCCCCGTCAGCGGCACCAGTACCAATCTCAGCGATTACCCGCGTACCGAGCTGCGTGAAGCGTATGCCGATGGCAAGCCGCGCAACTGGCTGTACACCGAGGGTACTGCCACCCTCAGCGCACGGTTGGCGGTCAACCAGTTGCCGTCCGTGGGCGGGGTGATCATCGGGCAGATCCACGCCAAGGATAATCCCTATCCCTTCCTTAAATTGAGCTATCGCCTGGATCGGGGTGTCGGCTACCTGGATGTCACCCTGCGCAAGAAGCCGACGGACAGTGCCAGCCCGGTGGTGCTGACCTACAAGAGCATGCCGCTCAATACCGCTTTCGACTATTCCTTCAAGGTTTCGCCAAGCGGTCGGTTGGATGTCAATGTTGCCGGCATGCAGTACAGCACCACGGTCAATAGTGCCTGGGCGAAGAAGGCTTTCTACTTCAAGACCGGCAACTACATTCCGGACAATCAGGGTCCGGCAGCCGAGGGTGGGCGGGTGACCTTTTATGACATCAAGGTCGG encodes:
- a CDS encoding polysaccharide lyase family 7 protein produces the protein MIDLSHWDLSIPEGNPVIVIESPQLVAGYNDKYFKPAGGAIQFWAPVSGTSTNLSDYPRTELREAYADGKPRNWLYTEGTATLSARLAVNQLPSVGGVIIGQIHAKDNPYPFLKLSYRLDRGVGYLDVTLRKKPTDSASPVVLTYKSMPLNTAFDYSFKVSPSGRLDVNVAGMQYSTTVNSAWAKKAFYFKTGNYIPDNQGPAAEGGRVTFYDIKVGHQPK